AATCaaatatagtatatatacaAAAAGCTCGTTGTAACTAGTCCTACGCACATGTACAAGTAATAACTTACCGTTGTGCTCTGGATGACTTGTTGTATTACCCACCTGGCCTACTTGGCCTGCCTTGCTAAATGGCGGTCGGAGATGATCGGGTTTACAGTAGGGCTGCATCGCTACAAGAACTGTATGGCCGTGCATGATGCGGTGAGGAGGCCTCTCTCAAGGAACCAGACACCTGATATTGGCAGCGGGCATGTGGTCTACTTGACTGGTTTCCGATGGTAAGAGACAAATCTCGTCGGTATATATGTAGGTTCGCACCCTCCGGGTACTTTACTCGACTAACGACTTTATtataggtatatatatacgtTTTATTGGTTGTTGACAGTGGACTTCTAAATTTAAATAAGCCCTTTAACTTATTTTGAGGTAATTGTTGTAAAGGGGAAAATACATAGCTGCGCTGGAGGCAGTTGTGAAACATGTTATTTAGTGTCTCTGTGTGTCGTGCCCTCGAGCACAATCTCTGGTCATAATCTCCATCTAGTGCGTATATTCTGAATCATTAAAGGACGTTGAATTGTTTGTACGAATTAAATCTGCCTAGTATAACACCCGCAACACGAATCATGGGCATCCGGCCAGTTCTCTGGAGCCTCGCTTTAAGCCTGCAAGCTAGAGTTTGGGACAATATTCTGGTACTACTCAATTTCTCATGTGGGCCGTTAATGATTATGCATTCTCGGCTATAGTCATTCCTGTAGATCATAGTGGGTAACCGGTTCAGTGTAATATTAGCATCATAGAGgccatacggagtagtgagACAAGTATGCATTTAAGCGCGGACGTGGCCAGAATCCGAGGTTTCTGCAAATTAGTAAAGGAAGAGGATAACATTACACTGCCGTGCCACACAGCATGATTATTTGGGATGGCTTGGGTAAAATGAGGCTACAACACTTGGGCTGCATGGCCACCTATCGCCGGGTATCAGACGTTGCGCCGAGTGTTGTATGGAAATGGGCGCTTTACAATCATGTCGGCTTATAGCAGTCAAGGACTTCCGCCGCAACCATTGTGCGATTGAAGCTGTGAAACCCTGTTGGGACATGGTACAAAAAGACGTTGCAAACTGCATCAACTTGTCAGGCAAGACCGCATGCGCAGTGTTgggaggaggccaaggctcGGCGAGATACATGCATCGCACTGCACGACACCATCGAGGACCAACAAAGCAATTCTTGGATATCGAAGCCAATTAACTGACGGCTTTATAAACCCTACACGCACATGGAGTCATGTAGAGTGTCACCAAGTTGGAACTTCCATGACCAAGATGATGAGCAGCTCTTTTGGCCTCTGGTGTAACGGTATAGTGAATGGGGAGATGCGGCCACAAACTCGCCACCCTGTATCATTATCTGGGGTAGCTTTCCATCACAGGGGGAAATTCGTCTGCCTAGTCAGGGGCGGGTGGCGATGGGGGCGCCACAAGCCTTTCTGGGTTCGGTGAAGGTGCCTGTTGTCAGGTGCCGTCTATTTAGCATAATAGATCGTTGATGGGATGTACTACTAATCAAGTCCGGTGGTGCCACGCCGCACGTGTTCGAGGTCCCTTTCACATGTAAATGGATAACCTCGTGCTTTGACAGGTAAGCCATGACGTTGGCCATGCGTTGCCGCCAGGGTCGTGAATTGCGTGAGCTGAAACACTTTAAACGTAAGAGTCATCTTTTGACGCGGCAAGTCGACGAAACGCGCAAGACGCACATGCGGACTCGGACACGACGGCTTGTGCAGCTACAGGAGACCTGTCCTGATGTTGAGATTTGGTTTGATGGGCATTGGGGCTCGCTATTACTCGTCATGTCAATCCGTCATGTTCCGTTTGCGGTTGACAGGCTCTCTTCAGGCTCGATAAATTGGGGGAATAGAGACACTCGTGAACTGGAGGGTAAAACTGAAACCCCACCAACCAAACATGAGAAGAATGaaccattttttttttcacacGTGAATGGAAGCAGACGCAGGCGACATCGACCCCCGGCGCCACCGAGAGTCCAGCCCACCACTCACGGTGGCTCGCAATCGCAACCATTGCCGGATTAGGAAAGGGAAACACGGGGAGCATCAGCCCACTGGCTCTTTGAGATCTGTGCAATCCGATCCGTCCACATGGCATCGAGGGGCGCGAGACAATGAGGCCAGACCCTGAGGCTGAAAAGTTCAACTGTTTGGTCATGATGGCTGCAAAAGGCGGCTCCTGTCTGCGTCTTGTGCCCGACACCTAACCCAGGCTGTGACAACGTATTCCGCCGGATGGTTCATCACAACGGCAGCAAGCAGGTGGCCAGGTAGAAGCAAGGGCTTGCAAGGGAGGGAGAAGAGTGTTGATGTCCAACGACTCTCCCTGCACATGCCAACCTTGTGCCGCCGCATGTTGGTTCCAGGACGCGAAATACATAGACATGACGCAGCGGGGGGGGGGCGTCAAATCCGGAGACTCTCGCAATCCAATCCGGGGCATCTGGACAAGAAGGCCATTAGCCAAAAACCTGGGGTTGTCGCTTGACGAGAGGCCTGATCCCCTTCACATGTTTTGAGGATGGCAGAGATGGTCCGGCGCTCCGTCCCGCCAGGCGTCTTCTCTCCACAAACGCACCACCAAGTTTAGGTTTACACCTTGTTGAGAGTCAGACTCCAGTGGCGAGTCGCGCATATAATTACGGCCGGGCCGCCGCGTCTCTGCAACTTGAAGCAGAAGAACAACGCCTCACACTGCAGACAAACTCAACACAGCCGTCTGTGAACCAGCttgctccttttttttttttttttttttagcaaGCAAAAGGCATCGGCCCTTGACACAGACACCCTGCGGCCACCATGTCCGACACCAAGCCCAACCCCAAAGACTCCATGAAGTCTACCTGGCGGACCAAGGACCGCCGGCAATGGAACCTCGCCCACTGGTTCTACGAGATGACCGACGTGCATCCCACCAACCTGCACGACGACATCCCCGTGCACCAAAAGTCAGAAAAGGTGCCCTACCTGTCCGACTGGCTGATGCACCGCTGGGTCATCGTCCACGCGGCGCTCCCCCTCGCCCTGCACCAGCTCTACGTCCACTACACGGGCGTCAACCTCACGGCCCTGCAGGCCTTCCTCTTCTACAGCGTCGCCTTCAAGCTCATCGCCATCCGCGAGATCCACATGCTCCGCGCCATGGGCCACCGGCACGGcttcctcgacggcgacgcccaCGAGCGCGACGGCGTGCCCGACGTCGGCGTCTGGAAGGTGATGCGCTCGCTCGTCTCGACGTCCACCTTCCGCCCCGTCTTCACCGTCTTCCTCGCCTACCGCGCGTCCGAGGCCCCCGCCGACATGAGCTGGTGGTGGATGCCGCTCGAGGCCGGGCTCTACGGCATCGTCCTCGACTTCTGGTTCTACTGGTACCACCGCCTGATGCACGAGGTCGGCGGCCTGTGGCAGTTCCACCGCACCCACCACCTCACCAAGCACCCGAACCCGCTGCTGACCCTGTACGCCGACACCGAGCAGGAGATTTTCGACATTGCCGGCATCCCGCTGCTGACCTACTTTTCTATGAAGCTCATGGGCATGCCGATGGGTTTTTACGAGTGGTGGATCTGCCACCAGTACGTTGTGTTTGCGGAGCTGGCTGGCCACAGTGGCCTGCGTCTTCACGCCACGCCTCCGAATGTGCTTACCGTCTTTTTGCGCATGTTTGACGCTGAGCTTATTATCGAGGACCATGACTTGCACCACCGCAAGGGGTGGAAGTCGAGCGGCAACTATGGCAAGCAGACCCGTTTGTGGGACCGCGTCTTTGGCACCTGCAAGGACCGGATTGAGTGTGGCTCGACGAATGTTGATTACGAGAACCAGGCGAGTATGCCTATTTTCTTCTGAGTGCTCATGTGGAGATGCCCGTGCAGAAGGGTTGGAGGTGAAaaagaaggcggcgagggctggAAGGCCGGCACCTTGGAATTTCCGGTTGGCTCGATTAGATGAAGTTTTTGCGTTGCAATTCCTGTGTTGAGCATAGAAGAGATATCCCCGTTATGAAATGTACGAATAAAAATCTATTATTAAAATGTGTGTACGAGCGTCATTCTATAAATGTGTACTACTTGATCAGTAGAtgtcttcatctccaccatGCCTCTCacagcatcatggcggcaAATCCAGCAACAGCCATGGCTCCGGCGCTCAGGCCGTTGACATTGGCGCCGGCAACTACGGCAGAAGTACCGGTGGGCTGGGCACCGGTTGCAGTCTGGACAGCAGGGCAGCCAGCGCCGGTCTTTTCGTCACAGCCGCCCTggggcgccggcgtcgggttaccagagccgccagggttgccgttgctgccgccgttgctgcctCCGTTGCCTCCCGGGTTACCGCCGTTGCTTCCGGGGTTGCCCCCATTACTTCCAGGGTTACCGCCGTTGTTGCCACAGTCCTTTCCATTGCACTCGTTGCCACCGTTATTACCATTATTACCACCGTTGCCTCCGGGGTTGACGCCATTGCCTCCAGGGTTGCCaccgttgccgccattgtTACCGCAGTCCTTTCCATTACACTCGCTGCCtccgccgttgccgccgttACCCCCAGgattgccgccgttgctgccgcaATCCTCCCCATCGCACCCATGGTCTCCGCCATTGTtaccgccgccgttgccgccatggccgcaatCCTCACCGCCGGAGCAGACGGGTTGGGCCGTAGGCGTGGCCGTGGGCTTGAACCAGCCGGTCTTGGTCAAGGTGCAAGGGCAGTCTACAGTACGATTTAGCAACATGGTCTCAAGGAAGCAGGGAGAAGGGCCAACGTACTGGTGATGGTAAGAGTAGTAGCCTTGCTGACGGTATAAGTCATGTTGCCAATGGGAATAGTGGTAGGCACCTGACAAGATTAGCACACACAGACCATGGGACATATTGATATGCCGAGTCCAACACATACAGGACAGTAGGTAGTATAAGCAGTGTCGGTGATGGTGACAATCTCGGTGCGGTTCTGAGCCAGGGCAGGGGCGACGAGAGCGCCAGCAGCGAGAACTTGAGAGGCCTTCATGTTGACGAATATTCAAACAATACCTGAGAAAAGGATAAACAAGTATGGATATTAATTTTTCAAAAAGTTTCTTGAGAATAGAACGTCCACTGGAGCGAGTGTATACAGTTGGGAGTAGCAACAAGTGATTGTTCAGCCGGACACAACATCCATCCAGCAGCCATAACACCCCGATTATATAGCCATTTCGAAAACGAGGGGAAAAAATTTCCCAAGGTCCCAATGAATAAGCTTCGTGGAAGGAATGCTGACGGACGGTGAGACCTCGGTGTTCAGCAGCGCAGGTGGAGAGGTGGTGGATGAGCATCCACGATACCAATCCACCGCGAGCCGGGGTGGGATCCGCCCATACTAATACAATATTCTCAAAATAGCCTTGTGAACTGATCCTTTGTGGCACGGGAATCGCCAATAGTCCCGCGGGACGTGTCTGTTTGCGGAACAATGGTAGACGGGGAGGAATTCTGCCCCTGGGCGCGGCATCACAATGTGTGACCGATGCCGCCACGGTTGCGCATCACCCCTGAGTAATATCAAAACGCGCCACGATAATAGCGGCACCAAGATGCTCAAAATAGAATAATAGAATACGCGTCAAATCTGTCTTACAAACAAAGAGAGCCAGTCACGATGGTGTTTGAATTCATCAACGTCGCCTTTTTTGGCCCCGTTGATAAACTGCCAAGTTGGCTCGCCAAGCACGAAAAAGCGCTCCGGACAAGCCGATAGGCTGGAGTAGCTTGGACGGAACCGGCTGCCATTGCAACACTTGCCCGTCTGGATAGTAAAGGCCGCATAACTAGTTACAAAAGAGGCAACACTAACACCTTAACAAGCAACCTAGAAGGGGCCCATCTGCGCGCCATGGAACCTCTCGTTGCACAGGATGACAAGATGCAACATCCTTATCGCCTTGCAGCCTTGGCGTTCAGATCGAATTCTCTAACCAGATGCGCTCGCAGATCGGGAATCTCATGTATTGGTTCTACTTTGCCCGCTGGCCACGGAGCAATCCCATCCACGATTCAGAGCTTTTGCTAGACCACTTTGATTTCCAAGGCACATCCGTATATGGCCGCATATTCACTACTTGCAAGTTAGGAAAACAAAAGGGCTCCACCAGCGCGTCCACGAACTTTTGTTAGTAGACCGGTGCTCCGGCCTTCACCCGATGCGGCATACCGGCGGCTGCCATTCCCTTTAGAGCCATTTCGACGAGAAGCAAGTCTGTTTCTGCGTCATGCGAGG
The Metarhizium brunneum chromosome 7, complete sequence genome window above contains:
- the vlmA_7 gene encoding Fatty acid hydroxylase vlmA — protein: MSDTKPNPKDSMKSTWRTKDRRQWNLAHWFYEMTDVHPTNLHDDIPVHQKSEKVPYLSDWLMHRWVIVHAALPLALHQLYVHYTGVNLTALQAFLFYSVAFKLIAIREIHMLRAMGHRHGFLDGDAHERDGVPDVGVWKVMRSLVSTSTFRPVFTVFLAYRASEAPADMSWWWMPLEAGLYGIVLDFWFYWYHRLMHEVGGLWQFHRTHHLTKHPNPLLTLYADTEQEIFDIAGIPLLTYFSMKLMGMPMGFYEWWICHQYVVFAELAGHSGLRLHATPPNVLTVFLRMFDAELIIEDHDLHHRKGWKSSGNYGKQTRLWDRVFGTCKDRIECGSTNVDYENQASMPIFF